Proteins from one Actinobacillus delphinicola genomic window:
- a CDS encoding PTS mannose transporter subunit IID yields the protein MTTEMKKVTQSDLNKVVIRSNLFQGSWNFERMQALGWAFSMVPVIKRLYPDPNSQERKDAIKRHLEFFNTQPFMAAPVLGVTIAMEEERANGKEIDDAAINGIKVGLMGPLAGVGDPIFWGTARPVFAALGAGLAITGSILGPLLFFILFNALRLATRYYGVTYGYHKGLNVVQDMSGGLLQKLTEGASILGLFIMGALVQKWTSINVPVVVSTITRQDGTVQVTTVQNVLDSLMPGLLALVCTFACMWLLRHRVNALWIIIGIFVIGIIGAATGTLA from the coding sequence ATGACTACTGAAATGAAAAAAGTAACACAAAGTGACCTTAATAAAGTGGTAATTCGCTCAAACCTTTTCCAAGGTTCTTGGAACTTTGAACGTATGCAAGCGTTAGGTTGGGCATTCTCAATGGTTCCTGTAATTAAACGTTTGTATCCAGATCCAAATTCACAAGAACGTAAGGATGCGATTAAACGTCACTTAGAATTTTTTAATACTCAACCATTTATGGCAGCACCAGTACTTGGTGTAACCATTGCGATGGAAGAAGAACGTGCTAACGGTAAAGAAATCGATGATGCAGCAATTAATGGTATCAAAGTCGGTCTTATGGGGCCATTAGCTGGTGTGGGTGACCCGATTTTCTGGGGGACAGCACGTCCAGTATTTGCAGCGCTTGGCGCAGGGCTTGCGATCACGGGTAGTATTCTTGGACCACTTCTTTTCTTCATCTTATTTAACGCATTGCGTTTAGCAACTCGTTATTATGGTGTAACTTACGGTTATCACAAAGGGTTAAACGTTGTACAAGATATGTCAGGCGGTTTATTACAAAAATTAACTGAAGGGGCATCTATCTTGGGGTTATTTATCATGGGGGCATTAGTTCAAAAATGGACCTCAATTAATGTTCCAGTGGTAGTATCCACCATCACCCGCCAAGACGGTACCGTACAAGTAACAACAGTGCAAAACGTACTAGATAGCTTAATGCCAGGTCTTTTAGCATTAGTTTGTACTTTTGCATGTATGTGGTTATTACGCCACCGTGTCAATGCACTTTGGATTATTATCGGTATCTTTGTTATCGGTATTATCGGTGCGGCGACAGGCACACTCGCATAA
- a CDS encoding DUF986 family protein encodes MVNFLLILGISIFFLYAIYDQFGTNKLKGKTVLSVRLKRRTRLDSIIFVIIIGVILYQQRLQISTTTIFLLLFMVLLSFYVAFLRYPQLLFKKTGCYLDNIFIDYKKIKQVNLSENNIVVIDLTNGKQFLAPLNDPEDKNKIFQLLGGKA; translated from the coding sequence ATGGTAAATTTTTTGTTAATACTCGGGATTAGTATTTTCTTTCTTTACGCGATTTATGATCAATTCGGTACCAATAAGTTAAAAGGAAAAACGGTTTTAAGCGTACGTCTTAAACGTCGCACCCGACTAGATAGCATTATTTTCGTTATTATTATTGGTGTCATTCTTTATCAACAACGTCTTCAAATTTCAACTACCACCATATTCTTACTCTTATTCATGGTGTTATTGAGTTTCTATGTTGCTTTTTTACGCTATCCACAGTTACTTTTCAAAAAAACAGGATGCTATTTAGATAATATTTTTATAGATTATAAGAAAATCAAACAAGTGAATTTAAGCGAAAATAATATTGTGGTCATTGATTTAACGAATGGCAAACAATTTTTAGCACCGCTTAATGATCCAGAAGATAAAAATAAAATTTTCCAATTATTGGGTGGAAAAGCTTAG
- the manA gene encoding mannose-6-phosphate isomerase, class I, with protein MQKIYLLQGGMQHYAWGGAEYLPALLKQVSQPDMTYAEWWLGTHSALPSTVMVNGKAQPLAEFIAENPQVLGKKSRAKFGDELPFLLKILDVAKPLSIQLHPTKTQAEQGFILENQQGIDPKASNRTYKDANHKPEMMVALSDFWLLHGFRHKADIIAELKRHTSLRGLAEKLETQNLHDFYADIMQADQAQLADWLLPIIHGQKQAFIEGKLSLENPDYWVLYTMQAMDIAEDKLDAGLLCFYIFNLVHLQKGEGIFQAAGIPHAYLRGQNIELMATSDNVIRGGLTPKYVNIPALLEIVDTQEITPNILPIAQTQYHTFENFVDDFTLTEVNLVQNEHIKCISESAEILLVMTGELEIQGETENYCLSQGQSVFICTDSAYTLRANQTSNAVIAKLP; from the coding sequence ATGCAAAAAATTTATTTACTACAAGGTGGCATGCAACATTACGCGTGGGGCGGAGCGGAGTATCTACCTGCACTCTTAAAGCAAGTTTCACAACCCGATATGACCTATGCAGAATGGTGGTTGGGGACGCATTCTGCTTTGCCATCCACTGTTATGGTGAATGGTAAAGCACAACCTTTAGCCGAATTTATTGCAGAAAACCCGCAGGTTTTAGGCAAAAAAAGCCGTGCGAAATTCGGCGATGAATTGCCTTTTTTACTAAAAATACTTGACGTAGCAAAACCGCTTTCCATTCAACTTCATCCAACGAAAACTCAAGCAGAGCAAGGTTTTATTTTAGAAAATCAGCAAGGCATCGATCCAAAAGCAAGTAATCGTACTTATAAAGATGCCAACCATAAACCTGAAATGATGGTGGCGCTTTCTGATTTTTGGCTGTTACATGGTTTTCGTCATAAAGCCGATATTATTGCTGAATTAAAACGACACACCTCATTACGAGGACTGGCAGAAAAATTAGAAACACAAAATTTACATGATTTTTATGCTGATATCATGCAAGCCGATCAAGCGCAACTTGCAGACTGGCTATTACCGATTATCCATGGACAGAAACAAGCTTTCATTGAGGGTAAACTTTCATTAGAAAACCCAGATTATTGGGTGCTTTATACAATGCAAGCGATGGATATCGCAGAAGATAAATTAGATGCAGGCTTATTGTGTTTTTATATTTTTAATTTAGTGCATTTGCAAAAAGGTGAAGGGATTTTCCAGGCTGCTGGTATTCCGCATGCGTATTTGCGTGGACAAAATATTGAGCTGATGGCAACCTCAGATAATGTTATTCGAGGTGGCTTAACGCCTAAGTATGTCAATATTCCTGCACTTTTAGAAATTGTCGATACGCAGGAAATTACGCCAAATATTTTGCCGATAGCACAGACTCAATATCATACTTTTGAAAATTTTGTGGATGATTTTACGCTTACTGAAGTGAATTTAGTCCAGAATGAACATATAAAATGTATCAGTGAGAGTGCCGAAATCCTATTAGTCATGACTGGTGAACTGGAAATCCAAGGAGAAACCGAAAACTACTGTTTATCGCAAGGACAGTCAGTATTTATTTGTACCGATAGTGCTTATACGCTACGAGCAAATCAAACCAGTAATGCCGTGATTGCCAAATTACCTTAA
- the prfA gene encoding peptide chain release factor 1, whose translation MKPSIISKLESLKERHEELEALLGDASIISDQDKFRAYSKEYAQLEDVVKCFGRWTQLQDDLEGAKMLLEDPSMKEMAEEEITACEEELVEIEQQLQILLLPKDPNDEYNAYLEIRAGTGGDEAGIFAGDLFRMYSRYAESKRWRVEMLSANESEQGGFKEVIVKISGENVYGQLKFESGGHRVQRVPKTESQGRIHTSACTVAVMPELPESELPEINPSDLRIDTYRSSGAGGQHVNTTDSAVRITHIPTGIVVECQDERSQHKNKAKAMSVLASRIVQAEQEKQAQEQADTRRNLLGSGDRSDKIRTYNYPQGRVTDHRINLTLYRLDEIMNGKIDELIQPIITEYQADQLAALSEMA comes from the coding sequence ATGAAACCTTCCATTATTAGCAAATTAGAGAGTTTAAAAGAGCGTCATGAAGAGCTTGAAGCGCTGCTTGGTGATGCGTCTATTATCAGTGATCAAGATAAATTCCGTGCATACTCTAAAGAATACGCACAGCTTGAAGACGTTGTGAAATGTTTTGGGCGCTGGACACAATTACAAGATGATCTTGAAGGCGCAAAAATGTTGCTTGAAGATCCATCAATGAAAGAAATGGCGGAAGAAGAAATTACCGCATGTGAAGAAGAATTAGTTGAAATCGAACAACAATTACAAATCCTACTTTTACCAAAAGATCCGAATGATGAATACAATGCATATTTAGAAATCCGTGCAGGAACGGGTGGTGATGAAGCGGGTATCTTCGCAGGTGACCTCTTCCGTATGTACAGCCGTTATGCAGAAAGTAAACGTTGGCGCGTAGAAATGCTTAGCGCAAATGAAAGTGAACAAGGCGGATTTAAAGAAGTTATCGTAAAAATTAGCGGTGAAAACGTTTACGGACAGCTTAAATTCGAATCAGGTGGTCACCGTGTACAACGTGTACCAAAAACTGAATCTCAAGGACGTATTCACACTTCTGCGTGTACCGTTGCGGTGATGCCAGAGTTACCAGAAAGCGAATTACCAGAAATTAATCCGTCTGATTTACGTATTGATACTTATCGTTCTTCAGGTGCGGGTGGTCAGCACGTTAATACCACTGATTCTGCAGTACGTATTACCCATATTCCAACGGGTATCGTGGTAGAGTGTCAAGACGAACGTTCACAACACAAAAACAAAGCGAAAGCGATGTCTGTGTTAGCTTCTCGTATCGTCCAAGCAGAACAAGAAAAACAAGCGCAAGAACAAGCGGATACTCGCCGTAACTTACTCGGATCAGGTGACCGTAGTGATAAAATCCGTACTTATAACTATCCGCAAGGTCGTGTTACCGATCACCGTATCAACTTAACCCTTTACCGTTTAGATGAAATTATGAATGGTAAAATTGATGAATTGATCCAACCGATTATTACTGAATATCAAGCGGATCAATTAGCTGCTTTGTCAGAAATGGCATAA
- the prmC gene encoding peptide chain release factor N(5)-glutamine methyltransferase, which produces MTKNTYQTWLDTAIAALSQSGDSEAKIDAFCLLSFVTGKNRASLVAFGERELTDLEVTQLDNLLARRLTGEPLAYILGERAFWSLDLAVAPSTLIPRADTEVLVEKALALAEQKIAQGQLSLAILDLGTGTGAIALALAKELYPQCQKKGIHLSVMGVDFQADAVDLAKGNAERNGLADYVEFKRSDWFKAVEGQFDIIVSNPPYIDERDPHLTQGDVRFEPKTALVAANEGYADLFHLIDHSPKFLKAEGWLLMEHGFEQARKVQEYFAQRSWQQIETIRDYAGLDRVTLAQII; this is translated from the coding sequence ATGACGAAAAATACATATCAAACTTGGCTTGATACGGCAATCGCTGCATTGAGCCAAAGTGGAGATAGTGAGGCAAAAATTGATGCTTTTTGCCTACTTTCTTTTGTGACAGGTAAAAATCGTGCCAGTCTTGTTGCGTTTGGTGAAAGAGAATTAACTGACTTAGAAGTCACGCAATTAGATAACTTGTTAGCACGCCGCTTAACAGGTGAGCCATTAGCTTATATTTTAGGAGAACGTGCCTTTTGGTCGCTTGATTTAGCAGTTGCTCCGTCAACCCTTATTCCTCGAGCCGATACAGAAGTGTTGGTTGAAAAAGCATTAGCGCTTGCCGAGCAAAAAATAGCACAAGGGCAATTAAGCCTAGCAATTTTAGATCTTGGAACAGGCACGGGTGCGATTGCCCTAGCTTTAGCGAAAGAGCTTTATCCGCAATGCCAGAAAAAAGGCATCCACCTTTCGGTAATGGGTGTAGATTTTCAAGCAGATGCGGTTGATCTGGCAAAAGGGAATGCCGAGCGAAATGGCTTAGCGGATTATGTAGAATTTAAGCGAAGTGATTGGTTTAAAGCAGTGGAGGGGCAGTTTGATATTATTGTCAGCAATCCACCTTATATTGATGAACGAGATCCGCATTTAACCCAAGGTGATGTACGCTTTGAACCCAAAACGGCATTAGTCGCAGCGAATGAAGGTTATGCAGATTTATTCCATTTAATTGATCATTCCCCGAAATTTTTAAAAGCGGAAGGGTGGTTATTGATGGAGCATGGCTTTGAACAGGCACGCAAAGTACAAGAATATTTTGCACAACGATCATGGCAACAGATCGAAACGATCCGTGATTATGCAGGTTTGGATCGTGTAACATTGGCCCAGATTATTTGA
- the kdsA gene encoding 3-deoxy-8-phosphooctulonate synthase: protein MKDKSIFLADIEINNQKPFVLFGGMNVLESRDMAMKVCEKYVEVTQKLGVPYVFKASFDKANRSSVHSYRGPGMEEGLKIFQELKDQFGVKIITDVHEVYQCQPVAEVVDVLQLPAFLARQTDLVKAMAETGAVINVKKPQFLSPGQMGNIVEKFEECGNNKVMLCDRGTNFGYDNLVVDMLGFNVMRNVSNGCPIIFDVTHSLQCRDPFGAASSGRRAQVAELARAGMAVGIAGLFLEAHPDPNNARCDGPSALALDKLEPFIAQMKAIDDLVKNFAPLETA from the coding sequence ATGAAAGATAAAAGTATTTTTTTAGCTGACATTGAAATCAATAACCAAAAACCATTTGTGTTATTTGGTGGGATGAATGTGTTGGAAAGCCGTGATATGGCAATGAAAGTTTGTGAAAAATACGTAGAAGTCACGCAAAAATTAGGCGTACCTTACGTTTTTAAAGCATCTTTTGATAAAGCAAACCGTTCATCTGTCCATTCTTATCGTGGACCGGGTATGGAAGAAGGCTTAAAAATCTTCCAAGAACTTAAAGATCAATTTGGCGTAAAAATCATTACCGATGTTCATGAAGTTTACCAATGCCAACCTGTAGCAGAAGTGGTAGATGTTTTACAATTACCTGCATTCCTTGCACGCCAAACAGACTTAGTGAAAGCAATGGCAGAAACTGGCGCTGTTATCAACGTAAAAAAACCACAATTTTTAAGCCCAGGTCAAATGGGAAATATCGTTGAAAAATTTGAAGAATGCGGTAATAACAAAGTCATGCTTTGTGATCGTGGTACGAACTTTGGATACGATAACCTTGTAGTAGATATGCTAGGCTTTAATGTTATGCGCAATGTATCTAACGGTTGCCCAATTATCTTTGATGTAACGCATTCACTACAATGCCGTGACCCATTTGGGGCAGCATCAAGTGGTCGTCGTGCGCAAGTGGCTGAATTAGCTCGTGCAGGTATGGCAGTCGGAATTGCAGGGTTATTCTTAGAAGCGCATCCAGATCCAAACAATGCACGTTGCGATGGTCCATCCGCATTAGCACTTGATAAACTCGAACCTTTCATTGCACAAATGAAAGCGATAGATGATCTCGTGAAAAACTTTGCACCTCTTGAAACTGCGTAA
- a CDS encoding TadE/TadG family type IV pilus assembly protein translates to MDLLLGLKKKLNTFITQENGAYAIMMVLLTFFLIGFIAIIVDGTGWLQDKVRFTEGLEQAGLFITAEDDQFRKDKNHTELNAQNYNEQYKIAERNQALLRGITRTYYLPENAQRIANKDIFSPTLKTHDGKVLDRYHYDCKYSVEQSGINCKIGGYFERTSWLYYGKDYQRHIGLTFNTTEPVGNELDFAKPIENEEIKPQPKKMDLDVVVVVDGSASMYEPLNGDYHSPRCFEYFKSRIAFYKSTSLNPSICTSDDNEQRYLLGRNMFCTNCKVDLLDRALYQLSQVLLKDNTNNRLGITVFQNGAFERGTSKLVIPFIIQQKYFELIQKRIDDTYKSDPEDWYKIDPLNYPLGIDAAHYLDVEQTKDLIHRLDGSLITNICKTCDSYTQQLPYPSNNPATLYNKFWFNSNATDRDLLIKYINFQYPGYSTMSSAGIMVGANQMLYNFKHRSNKKNVQRIMIIMSDGTDTGLGVNITAQLFDNGFCKEIRKRLDRGMNTKTKMYFIQFGNYQYTQNKTLWKKCIGDNFITALKAQDLINAFETASQVSPRKGSPTQEVGYSKNLN, encoded by the coding sequence ATGGACTTACTTTTAGGGTTAAAGAAAAAACTAAACACTTTTATAACACAAGAGAATGGTGCTTATGCCATAATGATGGTACTACTCACTTTTTTTCTAATTGGTTTTATTGCCATTATTGTTGATGGCACAGGTTGGTTACAAGATAAAGTCCGTTTTACCGAAGGGCTTGAACAGGCTGGGCTTTTTATTACCGCAGAAGATGATCAATTCCGCAAAGATAAGAACCATACTGAATTGAATGCGCAAAATTACAATGAACAATACAAAATTGCTGAACGTAACCAAGCACTATTAAGAGGCATCACTCGAACATATTATTTACCTGAAAATGCACAGCGCATTGCCAATAAAGATATCTTTTCTCCGACACTTAAAACCCATGATGGCAAGGTACTAGATCGTTACCATTATGATTGCAAATATTCGGTCGAGCAAAGTGGAATAAATTGTAAGATCGGTGGCTATTTTGAGCGCACTTCATGGCTCTACTACGGTAAAGATTATCAACGTCACATAGGTTTAACCTTTAATACAACAGAACCTGTTGGTAATGAATTAGATTTTGCAAAACCGATAGAGAATGAGGAAATAAAACCACAACCTAAAAAAATGGATTTAGACGTTGTTGTGGTTGTGGATGGCTCTGCAAGTATGTATGAACCATTAAATGGAGATTATCATTCGCCACGATGTTTTGAATATTTTAAGAGTAGAATTGCTTTTTATAAGTCAACTTCATTAAATCCTAGTATTTGTACATCTGATGATAATGAACAACGTTATTTACTCGGACGTAATATGTTTTGCACTAACTGTAAAGTAGATCTATTAGATAGAGCGCTTTATCAACTCAGTCAAGTCCTTTTAAAAGATAACACCAATAACAGGCTAGGTATTACCGTATTTCAGAATGGCGCATTTGAACGAGGTACATCAAAGTTAGTTATTCCCTTTATTATTCAACAAAAGTATTTTGAATTAATTCAAAAACGAATTGATGATACTTATAAATCAGATCCAGAAGATTGGTATAAAATTGATCCACTAAATTACCCTTTAGGTATAGATGCGGCTCATTACTTAGACGTCGAGCAAACTAAAGATTTAATTCATCGCCTTGATGGTTCACTAATTACTAATATATGTAAAACTTGTGATAGTTATACACAACAGTTACCTTATCCCTCAAACAATCCAGCAACCTTGTATAATAAATTTTGGTTTAATTCCAATGCTACCGATCGAGATTTACTTATAAAGTATATTAATTTCCAATATCCAGGATACAGTACTATGAGTTCAGCGGGTATTATGGTTGGTGCTAACCAAATGCTCTATAATTTTAAACATCGATCGAATAAAAAGAATGTCCAGCGGATTATGATTATCATGTCAGATGGCACAGATACTGGGCTTGGGGTGAATATTACGGCTCAACTTTTTGACAATGGCTTTTGTAAGGAAATCCGTAAGCGTTTAGATCGTGGTATGAATACAAAAACTAAAATGTATTTTATCCAATTTGGTAATTATCAATATACACAAAATAAAACACTTTGGAAAAAGTGCATAGGCGATAACTTTATCACGGCACTAAAAGCCCAAGATCTTATTAATGCATTTGAAACAGCAAGCCAAGTTTCCCCTCGCAAAGGTAGCCCAACGCAAGAAGTCGGCTACAGCAAAAATCTAAATTAA
- the tadF gene encoding tight adherence pilus pseudopilin TadF, translating into MISSSRFVKNQQGSVTIEFVFAIIVMCLLLIFMFDLSMFRLQMGKLDNVSYSLVNILRERRQLFNTADGKEYSSAIQASSENMCEAPNSSITSHDCASLIQTFEGLANKMFYGTTMPKGNRRIYIRLDDLEFKPLEKGSFAIENHWVVTNFKDNELMNRDCVPTTNILTLRKLAPISEINNHRKLPLYQVTLCIPSYSLFAAITHSGGDRKILRSSSIAVGR; encoded by the coding sequence ATGATTTCATCTTCTCGTTTTGTTAAAAATCAACAAGGTTCGGTGACCATTGAATTTGTCTTTGCCATCATTGTTATGTGCCTATTATTAATTTTTATGTTTGACCTCAGTATGTTCCGCTTACAGATGGGGAAATTGGATAATGTTTCCTATTCACTCGTCAACATTCTGCGTGAGCGCCGTCAATTATTTAATACCGCCGATGGCAAAGAATATTCATCTGCCATTCAAGCGAGTTCAGAAAATATGTGCGAGGCACCTAATTCCAGTATCACTAGCCATGATTGTGCCAGCCTCATTCAAACATTTGAAGGTCTAGCAAATAAAATGTTTTATGGTACTACAATGCCCAAAGGAAATCGCCGCATTTATATCCGCCTCGATGATCTTGAATTTAAACCCTTAGAAAAAGGGTCATTTGCCATTGAGAATCATTGGGTCGTCACCAATTTCAAAGATAATGAATTGATGAATAGAGATTGTGTTCCCACCACAAATATCCTGACATTACGCAAACTCGCGCCTATCTCTGAAATTAACAATCATCGAAAACTTCCGTTGTATCAAGTCACACTTTGTATTCCAAGCTACAGCCTTTTTGCTGCAATTACGCACTCAGGGGGTGATAGAAAAATTCTCAGATCAAGTTCAATCGCAGTGGGTCGATGA
- a CDS encoding TadE/TadG family type IV pilus assembly protein — MNKFKQFLNQQRGISSIEFTLTIGFFIGVLFLIFEVGRITLASAYWDLAVAESIRETKNDFTIQSTQSPYSYQHSLQLRLQQRYESIAHQGWLSFIPIHITPNDILVNIYFIHSYQQLAKDVTTNFNHIGNETCNATNSKTPCYKNAAIAYYEVSLHFSYLNAQMPFASYINRFLKQIFQRQFFVVQEHERSQFQESPNL, encoded by the coding sequence ATGAATAAATTCAAGCAATTCCTTAACCAACAACGAGGAATTTCTTCTATTGAATTTACCCTCACGATTGGCTTTTTTATTGGCGTGCTTTTTCTCATCTTTGAAGTCGGGCGCATTACGCTTGCGTCCGCTTATTGGGATCTTGCAGTCGCTGAGTCTATCCGTGAAACCAAGAATGACTTCACCATTCAATCTACACAATCACCATATAGTTATCAGCATAGTTTACAATTACGTTTACAACAACGCTATGAAAGCATTGCTCATCAAGGCTGGCTCTCTTTTATCCCTATCCATATCACGCCGAATGATATTTTAGTAAATATTTATTTTATTCATTCTTATCAACAACTTGCCAAAGATGTTACCACCAACTTCAATCATATTGGCAATGAAACTTGCAATGCGACAAATAGCAAAACACCATGCTATAAAAATGCGGCGATCGCTTATTATGAAGTAAGCTTACATTTTTCTTATTTAAATGCACAAATGCCTTTTGCATCTTATATTAATCGCTTTTTAAAACAGATTTTTCAGCGTCAATTTTTCGTTGTACAAGAACATGAACGTAGCCAATTTCAAGAGAGTCCAAACCTATGA
- a CDS encoding tetratricopeptide repeat protein, with product MLNKKHLKPLFLAGLITLVSACSSHSSYNDATQSNLNINNPTVFADREKFYQSTKNYQALIELYRARLSEEDQRDETNPALTYRLAQTYFAAKDYNSALTYLAPLLNNKNYMEQALLLETKALIKLQRPAQALTVASQLINLYPKNADAYNNRAIAYSQLGKPAKAYIDFISARGHYLNDLVAINNLGMLSLVQGDYQNAVRLLMPEYLNGVRDKVLMHNLVFALVKAGKIEDAKNIIQNNQLSSFPDSLISALKATPRFSVKNMRSAQN from the coding sequence ATGTTAAATAAAAAACATCTTAAACCGTTATTCCTTGCAGGCCTTATCACACTTGTAAGTGCATGCTCCAGTCATTCTAGCTATAATGATGCAACCCAAAGTAATTTAAATATTAATAACCCTACGGTTTTCGCTGATCGAGAAAAATTCTACCAATCCACGAAAAATTACCAAGCGCTAATAGAGCTTTATCGTGCCCGTTTATCAGAAGAAGATCAACGTGATGAAACCAATCCTGCGTTAACGTATAGACTTGCGCAAACCTATTTTGCAGCAAAAGACTACAACTCAGCACTCACTTACCTTGCTCCACTTCTAAACAATAAAAATTATATGGAACAGGCACTACTTTTAGAAACAAAGGCATTGATTAAATTACAACGCCCTGCACAGGCATTAACAGTCGCAAGTCAGTTAATTAATCTCTATCCTAAAAATGCAGATGCCTATAATAATCGTGCTATCGCTTATAGCCAATTAGGTAAACCTGCGAAAGCATATATTGATTTTATTAGTGCGCGTGGGCATTACCTTAACGATCTTGTCGCCATTAATAATTTAGGAATGCTAAGCCTTGTACAAGGGGATTATCAAAATGCGGTACGTTTGCTCATGCCAGAATATCTCAATGGTGTGCGTGATAAAGTGCTTATGCATAATCTTGTTTTTGCATTAGTTAAGGCAGGAAAAATTGAAGATGCGAAAAATATCATTCAAAACAATCAACTTAGCTCATTCCCAGACTCGCTTATTTCAGCTTTAAAAGCCACGCCCCGATTTTCGGTAAAAAATATGCGTTCTGCTCAAAATTAA
- a CDS encoding type II secretion system F family protein gives MVQIYWYLLCLLLFTTATALLIMGLVQRSKIIHTELAINGMPFPKEKKARNKKSKKTKEQMELELLLIRHSPTLVFLAKLDKNIRIKLALTVAIFLMIFIVLPPLDFYFTSLTFFIVYMAVVILPNILISQILNKKIKLLLEELPGFIDLVAVCVQTGMTINQSLVRVGEDFKGLNSDLSFIMLRVMQRAEITSLTQALSELSLALPSKEIRLFCTVLQQSLHFGSSVYEQLIHLSADIREMQLLRLEEKMGMLSAKMSLPLIVFIMFPIVILILAPGAMRILPEFM, from the coding sequence ATGGTTCAAATTTATTGGTATCTACTCTGTTTATTGCTTTTTACTACGGCAACTGCACTCCTTATCATGGGATTGGTGCAACGTAGTAAAATTATTCATACTGAACTCGCTATCAATGGTATGCCCTTTCCTAAAGAGAAGAAAGCACGTAATAAAAAATCGAAAAAAACGAAAGAGCAAATGGAACTTGAATTATTGCTCATTCGTCATAGCCCTACGCTCGTATTCTTAGCAAAATTAGATAAGAATATTCGTATAAAACTTGCATTAACCGTTGCCATTTTCTTAATGATTTTTATTGTGCTACCGCCATTAGATTTTTATTTCACAAGTCTAACGTTTTTTATCGTCTATATGGCCGTGGTGATTTTGCCAAATATCCTCATTTCGCAAATTCTTAATAAAAAAATTAAATTACTTTTAGAAGAGTTACCAGGTTTTATTGATCTAGTCGCTGTGTGTGTCCAAACAGGGATGACGATTAACCAATCATTAGTCCGTGTAGGTGAAGATTTCAAAGGGCTTAATTCAGATTTAAGCTTTATTATGCTGCGTGTGATGCAACGAGCAGAAATCACTAGTTTAACCCAAGCCCTATCCGAGTTATCACTCGCTCTGCCATCTAAAGAGATCCGATTGTTTTGTACAGTTTTACAGCAAAGTTTACATTTCGGTTCTTCTGTTTATGAACAACTTATTCATCTCTCTGCAGATATCCGAGAAATGCAACTTCTTCGCTTAGAAGAAAAAATGGGAATGTTATCAGCAAAAATGTCATTGCCACTCATTGTTTTTATTATGTTCCCAATTGTTATCCTTATTCTCGCACCAGGCGCAATGCGCATTTTGCCTGAATTTATGTAG